The Syntrophomonadaceae bacterium genome contains a region encoding:
- a CDS encoding tripartite tricarboxylate transporter permease has product MWTDVLAGLVNALTPVNLLIMSLALAGGIIIGTLPGLTATMGVALLVPLTFAMEPATGLLMLGAMYCGAIYGGANSAILINVPGTPAAVCTTFDGYPLTQKGKADSALFTALFTSVIGGIIGTIPLLLFTKPLAMAALKFGPPEYFWLAIFGLTIISALSSGNLIKGLLGGTLGLLLATIGIDPSTGLSRFTFGSEHLVAGITLVPAMIGFFSMSMVLGLMDNDQTYVAKYEREPGVIPRIIGQMLRHTKMVIFRSSIIGTIVGILPGAGGNIASFIAYNETKRFSKQADQLGKGSLEGIAASESANNATVSSSLIPLLALGIPGSPVAAVLLGGLLVHGLLPGPRLFTESAVVTYTFIVGLFVANILMLFVGYAGMKLFVRVLSVPNYYVAGVVMVLSVIGSYAIRNDMVDVYIMLIAGLIGYVFNKVDIQPGPIVLGLILGTIAEIGFFQSWLIGQAQGSIWALFFTRPISVVLILMTLISIISPIIADWKKNKTEKDGTAA; this is encoded by the coding sequence ATGTGGACTGATGTTTTAGCAGGGCTTGTCAACGCTTTAACCCCCGTTAACCTGCTGATTATGTCCCTTGCATTAGCCGGAGGCATTATTATCGGCACTTTGCCCGGCCTGACGGCTACCATGGGGGTGGCCCTGCTGGTCCCCCTTACCTTTGCCATGGAACCGGCAACCGGCCTTTTAATGCTGGGGGCCATGTACTGCGGGGCAATTTACGGCGGGGCGAATTCAGCAATTTTAATCAATGTACCAGGGACGCCTGCCGCTGTTTGCACAACCTTTGACGGCTATCCTTTAACCCAAAAGGGCAAGGCGGATTCCGCCCTGTTTACCGCTTTATTTACTTCCGTTATCGGCGGGATCATCGGGACCATCCCCCTCTTGCTTTTTACCAAGCCTCTGGCGATGGCGGCCTTAAAGTTTGGCCCGCCGGAGTATTTCTGGCTGGCAATTTTTGGCCTGACCATTATCTCGGCTTTATCTTCCGGCAACCTGATCAAGGGCCTTTTGGGGGGTACCCTGGGACTTTTGCTGGCTACTATCGGCATCGATCCCAGCACCGGTCTCTCCCGCTTTACCTTCGGCAGTGAACACCTGGTAGCGGGGATTACCCTTGTGCCAGCCATGATTGGCTTTTTTTCCATGTCTATGGTGCTTGGGTTAATGGATAATGACCAGACTTATGTAGCAAAGTACGAGCGGGAACCGGGCGTAATTCCCAGGATTATCGGCCAGATGTTGCGGCATACCAAGATGGTGATCTTTCGCTCCTCTATTATCGGCACCATCGTTGGCATCCTCCCCGGCGCCGGCGGCAATATCGCCTCCTTTATCGCCTATAATGAGACCAAACGGTTCTCCAAACAGGCGGATCAGCTAGGCAAGGGTTCATTGGAAGGGATTGCTGCCAGCGAATCCGCCAACAATGCCACAGTGAGTTCATCCTTAATCCCCCTCCTGGCCTTAGGCATTCCCGGCAGTCCGGTGGCGGCAGTCTTGTTGGGCGGCCTCCTGGTGCACGGCTTGTTGCCTGGGCCCCGGTTGTTCACCGAATCGGCAGTAGTCACCTACACCTTTATTGTAGGTTTATTTGTGGCCAACATCCTGATGCTGTTTGTGGGTTATGCGGGAATGAAGCTCTTTGTCCGGGTCCTGTCTGTCCCTAACTACTACGTGGCCGGTGTGGTGATGGTGCTGTCGGTGATTGGCTCCTACGCTATCAGGAACGATATGGTAGACGTTTATATCATGCTGATTGCAGGCTTAATCGGCTATGTGTTTAATAAAGTCGATATCCAGCCAGGTCCTATCGTCTTGGGGCTAATTCTTGGCACCATAGCTGAAATCGGCTTCTTCCAGTCCTGGCTGATAGGCCAGGCACAGGGCTCCATCTGGGCACTGTTTTTCACCCGCCCAATCAGCGTGGTCCTGATCCTGATGACACTTATTTCCATTATATCCCCCATCATCGCAGACTGGAAAAAGAATAAAACAGAAAAAGATGGGACGGCCGCCTAG